A section of the Lepus europaeus isolate LE1 chromosome 19, mLepTim1.pri, whole genome shotgun sequence genome encodes:
- the KCNG4 gene encoding LOW QUALITY PROTEIN: potassium voltage-gated channel subfamily G member 4 (The sequence of the model RefSeq protein was modified relative to this genomic sequence to represent the inferred CDS: inserted 1 base in 1 codon; deleted 2 bases in 1 codon) → MPLLTGHRGLHPGHHQEDPRSPLLPRPTETPALKGLYYRRVRKVGARDCSPVLDVKREMLVNVGGRRYVLPWSTLDEFPRSRLSRLKLCRSSAEITQLCDDYDEDNQEFFFDRSPSAFAVIVSFLAAGKLVLLRETCALSFREELSYWGIEEAGLEPCCLRRLLRRLEERAEQRREEALQRGEAGRPAALTSRWGRCMNRLREMVENPQSGLPGKVFACLSVLFVATTAVSLCVSTMPDLRAEEDKGECSPKCYSIFVVETVCVAWFSLEFCLRFXQARDKCQFFQGPLNIIDMLAISPYYVSLAVSEEPPEHGERPGGGGGLLEKVGLVLRVLRALRILYVMRLARHSLGLQTLGLTVRRCTREFGLLLLFLGVAVTLFAPLVYVAENEAGRVLEFTSIPASYWWAIISMTTVGYGDMVPRSVPGQVVALSSILSGILIMAFPATSIFHTFSHSYLELKKEQERLQARLRRLQDCSAASERPLLDDVDDQVPEGPASPGAYA, encoded by the exons ATGCCTCTGCTGACCGGCCACAGGGGCCTGCACCCAGGCCACCATCAGGAGGACCCCCGCAGCCCGCTGCTGCCCCGGCCCACGGAGACACCTGCCCTCAAGGGCCTTTACTACCGCAGGGTCCGCAAGGTGGGGGCCCGGGACTGCTCCCCGGTGCTGGACGTCAAGAGGGAGATGCTGGTGAACGTGGGGGGCAGGCGGTACGTCCTGCCCTGGAGCACGCTGGACGAGTTCCCGCGGAGCCGCCTGAGCAGGCTCAAGCTGTGCCGCAGCTCCGCCGAGATCACGCAGCTCTGTGACGACTACGACGAGGACAACCAGGAGTTCTTCTTCGACCGCAGCCCCAGCGCCTTTGCGGTGATTGTGAGCTTCCTGGCGGCCGGCAAGCTGGTGCTGCTGCGGGAGACGTGCGCGCTGTCCTTCCGCGAGGAGCTGAGCTACTGGGGCATCGAGGAGGCCGGCCTGGAGCCCTGCTGCCTGCGCCGGCTGCTCCGGAGGCTGGAGGAGCGGGCGGAGCAGCGGCGGGAGGAGGCGCTGCAGCGGGGCGAGGCCGGCCGCCCGGCCGCGCTCACCTCCCGCTGGGGCCGCTGCATGAACCGGCTGCGGGAGATGGTGGAGAACCCGCAGTCCGGCCTGCCGGGCAAGGTCTTCGCGTGTCTGTCGGTCCTCTTCGTGGCCACCACGGCCGTCAGCCTGTGCGTGAGCACCATGCCCGACCTCCGGGCCGAGGAGGACAAG GGCGAGTGCTCTCCGAAGTGCTACTCCATCTTCGTCGTGGAGACCGTCTGTGTGGCCTGGTTCTCCCTGGAGTTCTGCCTGCGCT GTCAGGCCCGGGACAAGTGCCAGTTCTTCCAGGGGCCCCTGAACATCATCGACATGCTGGCCATCTCCCCGTACTACGTGTCGCTCGCCGTGTCCGAGGAGCCCCCGGAGCACGGCGAGAggcccggcggcggcgggggc cTACTGGAgaaggtggggctggtgctgcgcgTGCTGCGGGCACTGCGCATCCTCTACGTGATGCGCCTGGCCCGCCACTCGCTGGGGCTGCAGACGCTCGGCCTCACCGTGCGCCGCTGCACGCGCGAGTTCgggctgctgctcctcttcctggggGTGGCCGTCACCCTCTTCGCGCCCTTGGTCTATGTGGCCGAGAACGAGGCCGGCAGGGTCCTGGAGTTCACCAGCATCCCCGCCTCCTACTGGTGGGCCATCATCTCCATGACAACGGTGGGCTACGGGGACATGGTGCCGCGCAGCGTGCCGGGCCAGGTGGTGGCCCTGAGCAGCATCCTCAGCGGGATCCTCATCATGGCCTTCCCGGCCACGTCCATCTTCCACACCTTCTCCCACTCCTACCTGGAGCTCAAGAAGGAGCAGGAGCGGCTCCAGGCCCGCCTCCGCCGCCTGCAGGACTGCAGCGCGGCCAGCGAGCGCCCGCTCCTGGACGACGTTGACGACCAGGTCCCGGAGGGCCCGGCCTCGCCCGGCGCCTACGCCTGA